One genomic segment of Desulfocapsa sulfexigens DSM 10523 includes these proteins:
- the flgA gene encoding flagellar basal body P-ring formation chaperone FlgA, with the protein MKRVTLLISAFLCLLPGVTLALEITFSPLAEIRSSYITLGDVAEFNEDSALAMALGSKEIAPAPKAGESVTLNSEEVRSTLVANFPVPTDLTWKGANTIVVERKGIIIGPDEIAAKIAEYLEERGDDLPVAEYSFISRELPLPFIIPEGELEVDVIPADPSVIGSRRFSLVYKVDGRTVKNISIRGNLEALASVAILTQNVKRGAILHPDMVELQTKDLSQLRDPCTDLREVLGKKLTRSLRSGTVLDISSIDIPPVIQKGQLVKILINHNGMHLSATGISSMNGKQDQIIRVMNSSSHKMIFCKVIAPGLVEVHI; encoded by the coding sequence ATGAAAAGAGTAACACTTCTGATTTCTGCATTTCTCTGTCTGCTTCCAGGAGTTACTTTGGCTCTTGAAATCACTTTTTCTCCCCTTGCCGAAATCCGTTCTTCTTATATTACCTTGGGAGATGTTGCAGAATTCAACGAAGATTCTGCTCTTGCCATGGCGCTCGGTTCAAAAGAGATAGCCCCGGCACCAAAGGCAGGGGAAAGTGTCACCCTGAATTCAGAAGAGGTCAGATCAACGCTTGTTGCAAATTTTCCTGTCCCAACTGACCTCACCTGGAAAGGCGCTAATACCATCGTGGTCGAACGAAAAGGAATCATCATCGGCCCCGATGAGATTGCAGCTAAAATTGCAGAATATCTTGAAGAAAGAGGTGATGATCTTCCGGTCGCTGAATATTCTTTTATCAGTCGCGAACTCCCCCTTCCCTTTATCATCCCGGAGGGTGAGCTGGAAGTAGATGTTATCCCGGCAGATCCATCCGTTATTGGCAGTCGCAGGTTCTCACTGGTGTATAAGGTTGATGGGAGAACTGTAAAGAACATTTCCATACGTGGTAATTTGGAAGCACTTGCATCGGTAGCTATTCTTACTCAAAACGTTAAAAGAGGAGCTATACTTCACCCCGACATGGTGGAACTGCAGACAAAGGATCTTTCACAACTCAGGGATCCATGCACAGACCTCCGTGAAGTACTCGGGAAGAAACTGACCAGAAGCCTTCGTTCTGGAACTGTTCTTGATATCAGTTCCATCGACATTCCACCTGTTATCCAAAAAGGACAACTTGTTAAAATCCTGATAAATCACAATGGAATGCATCTTAGTGCTACTGGTATTTCTTCAATGAACGGAAAACAGGATCAAATCATCCGTGTCATGAACAGCAGCTCCCATAAAATGATTTTCTGTAAAGTCATAGCTCCAGGCCTTGTGGAGGTCCACATCTAA
- a CDS encoding flagellar basal body L-ring protein FlgH, which produces MKSLLLILSTAFLFCSCARPEYSVTEIPEPLEEIQTQKAAERTDGSLWPGEQHSLFADHKARTVGDVVTITIAENASASKQASTSTDRNTSMSAAIPHLFGLENSKWAVEHPKFDLTNLVEASFANKFEGAGTTVRKEDLVASLTAQVVDVYANGNLKIRGGKEVQVNNEIQVIYVTGIIRPVDIMANNTVNSKHVLNAKISYTGKGAISDKQKPGWLMRVLDNVWPF; this is translated from the coding sequence ATGAAATCTCTGTTACTTATACTCAGCACAGCATTCCTTTTCTGCTCATGCGCAAGACCTGAATATTCCGTAACTGAAATCCCCGAACCTCTCGAGGAAATCCAGACTCAAAAAGCTGCCGAAAGAACCGATGGTTCACTGTGGCCAGGAGAACAGCATTCTCTTTTTGCTGACCATAAAGCACGAACAGTTGGAGACGTCGTAACAATCACCATAGCTGAAAATGCCAGTGCCTCCAAACAGGCATCTACTTCCACCGATCGTAACACCAGTATGAGTGCAGCCATACCTCATTTATTTGGTCTTGAAAACTCAAAATGGGCGGTTGAACACCCCAAATTTGACCTCACCAACCTTGTTGAAGCAAGTTTTGCAAACAAATTTGAAGGTGCTGGAACAACTGTCAGAAAGGAAGATCTGGTTGCCTCCCTCACAGCTCAAGTTGTCGATGTGTACGCCAATGGCAACCTGAAAATAAGGGGCGGTAAGGAAGTACAGGTGAACAATGAAATTCAGGTTATTTATGTGACTGGAATCATACGTCCCGTTGATATTATGGCAAACAATACAGTCAATTCAAAACATGTTCTGAACGCAAAAATATCCTATACTGGCAAAGGTGCAATCAGTGACAAACAAAAACCCGGCTGGCT